A stretch of Crossiella cryophila DNA encodes these proteins:
- a CDS encoding precorrin-8X methylmutase: protein MTEYIKDGKEIYRRSFATIRAEADLAGLPPDVARVAVRMIHACGMVDLVADLGHSPGVVASARAALAAGAPILCDANMVAAGVTRRRLPADNEVLCFLGDPRVPELAASMGNTRSVAALELLRDKLGGAVVAIGNAPTALFHLLEMIAGGAPKPAAVLGIPVGFIGAAESKEALAANGLGLEYLVVRGRRGGSAMTAAAINAIASDEE from the coding sequence GTGACCGAGTACATCAAGGACGGCAAGGAGATCTACCGCCGCTCCTTCGCCACCATCCGCGCCGAGGCCGACCTGGCCGGGTTACCGCCGGATGTGGCGCGGGTGGCGGTGCGGATGATCCACGCCTGCGGCATGGTCGACCTGGTCGCGGACCTCGGCCACTCCCCCGGTGTGGTCGCCTCCGCGCGCGCCGCACTGGCGGCCGGGGCGCCGATCCTGTGTGATGCCAACATGGTCGCGGCCGGGGTGACCCGCCGACGGCTGCCCGCGGACAACGAGGTGCTGTGCTTCCTGGGCGATCCACGGGTGCCGGAACTGGCCGCGTCCATGGGCAACACGCGCAGTGTGGCGGCCCTGGAACTGTTGCGGGACAAGCTCGGCGGGGCGGTGGTGGCGATCGGCAACGCGCCGACCGCGTTGTTCCACCTGCTGGAGATGATCGCCGGCGGCGCACCGAAACCCGCCGCGGTGCTGGGCATCCCGGTGGGGTTCATCGGCGCGGCCGAGTCGAAGGAAGCCTTGGCCGCCAACGGTCTTGGGCTGGAGTACCTGGTGGTACGGGGCAGGCGGGGCGGCAGCGCGATGACCGCCGCCGCGATCAACGCGATTGCGAGTGACGAAGAGTGA
- a CDS encoding precorrin-2 C(20)-methyltransferase: MSDLGRLYGVGLGPGDPELVTVKAARLIGAADVVVFHSARHGRSIARGIAEPYLRPGQIEEQLIYPVTTEDTEDYQGQIDQFYAESAERLATHLSAGRDVVVLAAGDPFFYGSYMHMHKRLAHRFPTEVVPGVTSVSGAAAVLGRPLVERDEVLTVLPGTLPQEELAEWLATTDSAAIMKLGRTFGAVREALHAAGRLDDAWYVERATTGRQRVAPLSEVDPEGVPYFSLALLPSQAHDTIESTPAESAKGPGEVVVVGLGPAGREWLTPQAQDALATADELVGYGPYLDRIPPNPRQRRHPSDNRVEAERAAFALDLAKSGSRVAVISSGDPGVFAMASAVLEVAGEEQFAEVPVRVLPGLTAAHAVASRVGAPLGHDYCVLSLSDRLKPWEIIESRLAAAAAADLVIAIYNPASRTRTWQVESARKTLLEHRSPDTPVVIGRDVGGPEESVRVVRLADLDPSTVDMRCLLLIGSSTTRFRTGPSGEPVVFTPRRYPA, from the coding sequence GTGAGTGATCTGGGACGGCTGTACGGCGTCGGGCTCGGCCCTGGCGACCCGGAGCTGGTGACGGTCAAGGCGGCCCGGCTGATCGGCGCGGCGGACGTGGTGGTCTTCCACAGCGCGCGGCACGGGCGCAGCATCGCCCGCGGCATCGCCGAGCCCTACCTGCGGCCCGGCCAGATCGAGGAACAGCTGATCTACCCGGTGACCACCGAGGACACCGAGGACTACCAGGGCCAGATCGACCAGTTCTACGCCGAGAGCGCCGAACGCCTGGCCACACACCTGTCCGCCGGACGCGACGTGGTGGTGCTCGCCGCCGGGGATCCGTTCTTCTACGGCTCCTACATGCACATGCACAAGCGGCTGGCCCACCGGTTCCCCACCGAGGTCGTGCCAGGGGTGACCTCGGTCAGCGGCGCCGCCGCCGTGCTCGGACGGCCCCTCGTCGAGCGCGATGAGGTGCTCACCGTGCTGCCCGGCACGCTGCCGCAGGAGGAATTGGCCGAATGGCTGGCCACCACCGACTCGGCGGCGATCATGAAGCTGGGCCGGACCTTCGGCGCGGTGCGCGAGGCCCTGCACGCGGCCGGCCGTCTGGACGACGCCTGGTACGTGGAGCGGGCCACCACCGGACGGCAGCGGGTCGCCCCACTGTCCGAAGTGGACCCCGAGGGCGTGCCCTACTTCTCCCTCGCCCTGCTGCCCAGCCAGGCGCACGACACCATCGAGTCCACCCCCGCCGAATCCGCCAAGGGACCCGGCGAGGTGGTCGTGGTCGGCCTCGGCCCCGCAGGCCGGGAATGGCTGACCCCACAGGCCCAGGACGCCCTCGCCACCGCCGACGAACTCGTCGGCTACGGCCCCTACCTGGACCGGATCCCGCCCAACCCACGCCAGCGCCGCCACCCCTCGGACAACCGGGTCGAGGCCGAACGCGCCGCCTTCGCCCTGGACCTGGCCAAATCCGGCTCCCGGGTCGCGGTCATCTCCTCCGGCGACCCCGGGGTGTTCGCGATGGCCAGCGCCGTACTGGAGGTCGCCGGGGAGGAGCAGTTCGCCGAAGTGCCGGTGCGAGTGCTACCCGGCCTGACCGCCGCACACGCGGTGGCCAGCCGCGTCGGCGCCCCCCTCGGCCACGACTACTGCGTACTCTCCCTGTCCGACCGCCTCAAGCCATGGGAGATCATCGAATCCCGCCTGGCCGCCGCGGCCGCCGCCGACCTGGTGATCGCGATCTACAACCCAGCCTCACGCACCCGCACCTGGCAGGTCGAATCAGCCAGGAAAACCCTCCTGGAACACCGCTCCCCAGACACCCCCGTGGTGATCGGCCGAGACGTCGGCGGCCCCGAGGAGTCAGTACGCGTCGTACGCCTGGCCGACCTCGACCCGTCCACTGTGGACATGCGCTGCCTGTTGCTGATCGGCTCCTCCACCACCAGGTTCCGCACCGGCCCATCCGGCGAACCAGTGGTGTTCACCCCACGCCGCTACCCCGCCTGA
- a CDS encoding cobalt-precorrin-6A reductase produces the protein MVARVVLVLGGTGEARRLAVALGEVDGLRVVSSLAGRVREPLLPVGEVRVGGFGGVRGLVDWLRERAVDLVVDATHPFAAIMTGNAAAATAELGLPLLVLRRPGWTEQVGDRWHWVSSIGEAAALLPSVGRRVLLTTGRRDLPAFANPELWFLSRSVDPPENHPDNVEILLDRGPYTVDGELELLRRQRIEVLVTKDSGGEQTAAKLTAARRLGVPVVIVRRPPVPAADTVATVAAAVEWVRRGSGVG, from the coding sequence GTGGTTGCGCGGGTGGTTTTGGTTCTTGGTGGTACGGGGGAGGCTCGGCGGCTAGCCGTGGCGCTGGGTGAGGTGGACGGGCTTCGGGTGGTTTCCTCGCTGGCGGGGCGGGTTCGGGAGCCGTTGTTGCCTGTGGGGGAGGTGCGGGTCGGTGGGTTTGGTGGGGTGCGGGGGCTGGTGGACTGGTTGCGGGAGCGGGCGGTGGATCTGGTGGTGGACGCCACCCACCCGTTCGCCGCGATCATGACCGGCAACGCCGCCGCCGCGACCGCGGAACTCGGGTTGCCGTTGTTGGTTTTGCGTCGGCCGGGGTGGACCGAGCAGGTGGGGGATCGGTGGCACTGGGTGTCGTCGATTGGCGAGGCGGCCGCGTTGTTGCCCTCGGTGGGGCGGCGGGTGTTGCTCACCACTGGGCGGCGGGATTTGCCTGCCTTTGCCAATCCGGAGCTGTGGTTCTTGAGTCGTTCGGTCGACCCGCCGGAAAATCACCCGGACAACGTGGAGATCCTGCTCGACCGGGGTCCGTACACAGTGGACGGTGAGCTGGAGTTGTTGCGGCGGCAGCGGATCGAGGTGTTGGTGACCAAGGACAGCGGTGGCGAGCAGACCGCGGCCAAGCTCACCGCGGCTCGGCGACTCGGCGTGCCGGTGGTGATCGTGCGGCGGCCGCCGGTGCCCGCCGCCGACACGGTGGCGACCGTGGCGGCGGCGGTGGAGTGGGTCAGGCGGGGTAGCGGCGTGGGGTGA
- a CDS encoding glycosyl hydrolase family 95 catalytic domain-containing protein produces the protein MSDSPSRRDFLRITGAVGAGMMLSGVRPFIAQAEEVARPQGVSLVPESEATSLWYPAPAEESRIIQQGLPIGNGRLGALVGSDPADDVLYLTDATLWTGHRNDVLQDDGQFPYGPNDFGSFGLLAKVRVQVTGHTKAAVGDYRRRLDLSNGLVTASYRVKGAQYRRETYASHPDDVVVVRLTQRGGGVHSGRIRLEPTRTETVAGEAGTRTISLQARFDNGLRYAAVVTAFSDTGTVAVSGNELTFTDCRELLIVVSGGTDYLPDAAKGFRNTTVEPLTVARDRALAKAKVAGTALLNTHVADYQSLYRKMTVDLGESSRSQRNLDSWSRLAVRHTNPGQPDPELEASYLQFGRYLMITGSRDSLPINLQGLWLHNNSPDWYADYHTDINIQMNYWLTDRAGLGRCFPALAEYCLAQLPEWSRQTQRLYNDPRNRFRNSTGKIAGWTVAFSTNTNGGLGWWWHPAGNAWLCQSLWEHYEFTLDAKYLERIYPLLKGAAEFWAARLITITHTYPDGSTRQVLVDDKDWSPEHGPQDALGISYAQEIVWELFRELQLAAAKLGRDKEFAAQVKDLQERLYLPEVSPKTGMLQEWMHPDDIGERTHRHLSPLIGFFPGDHMNHDVSPKATIEGIRKLLEVRGMESFGWACAWRSACWARLRDADRAYQLLLTVMRPSIANENGTSANFFDMYRNGDRAIFQIDANFGAPTAMLEMLLYSRPGVIEFLPALPGAWAKQGRVTGIGAKGGFEVDLAWRNGKVTSAVVRSVGGTSTELRAGGWRRQVSLRVGETLTVRPT, from the coding sequence ATGTCCGACTCGCCGTCGCGCCGGGACTTCCTGCGCATCACGGGCGCCGTTGGCGCCGGGATGATGCTGAGCGGGGTCCGGCCGTTCATCGCACAGGCAGAGGAGGTGGCCCGGCCGCAGGGCGTGAGTCTGGTGCCGGAGTCCGAGGCGACCAGTCTGTGGTACCCGGCGCCTGCCGAGGAGAGCCGGATCATCCAGCAGGGGTTGCCGATCGGCAATGGCCGGCTGGGGGCGCTGGTCGGGTCCGATCCGGCCGACGATGTGCTGTACCTGACCGATGCCACCCTGTGGACCGGGCATCGCAACGACGTGCTGCAGGATGACGGGCAGTTCCCGTACGGGCCCAACGACTTCGGGTCGTTCGGGTTGCTGGCCAAGGTGCGGGTGCAGGTCACCGGGCACACCAAGGCCGCGGTCGGCGACTACCGGCGGCGGCTGGACCTGAGCAACGGGCTGGTCACCGCCTCCTACCGGGTCAAGGGCGCGCAGTACCGGCGGGAGACCTACGCGAGTCATCCGGACGACGTGGTCGTGGTGCGGTTGACCCAGCGCGGTGGTGGTGTCCACAGTGGACGGATCCGGCTGGAGCCCACCCGCACGGAGACCGTCGCCGGCGAGGCGGGGACGCGCACGATCTCCCTGCAGGCCCGGTTCGACAACGGACTGCGTTATGCCGCGGTGGTCACCGCGTTCAGCGACACCGGCACGGTCGCGGTCAGCGGCAACGAGCTGACCTTCACCGACTGCCGGGAACTGCTGATCGTGGTCTCCGGCGGCACCGACTACCTGCCGGACGCGGCCAAGGGCTTCCGGAACACCACCGTGGAACCGCTGACGGTGGCCCGGGACCGGGCGCTGGCCAAGGCCAAGGTGGCCGGGACCGCGTTGCTCAACACGCACGTCGCCGACTACCAGTCGCTGTACCGGAAGATGACCGTCGACCTCGGTGAATCCAGCCGCTCGCAACGGAATCTGGACTCCTGGTCGCGGCTGGCCGTGCGGCACACCAATCCCGGGCAGCCGGACCCGGAGCTGGAGGCCAGCTACCTCCAGTTCGGCCGGTACCTGATGATCACCGGGTCCAGGGACAGCCTGCCGATCAACCTGCAAGGGTTGTGGCTGCACAACAACTCGCCGGACTGGTACGCCGACTACCACACCGACATCAACATCCAGATGAACTACTGGCTGACCGACCGCGCCGGTCTCGGCCGCTGTTTCCCCGCGCTGGCCGAGTACTGCCTGGCCCAGCTGCCGGAGTGGTCGAGGCAGACCCAGCGGCTGTACAACGATCCGCGCAACCGGTTCCGGAACTCCACCGGGAAGATCGCCGGGTGGACGGTGGCCTTCTCCACCAACACCAACGGCGGCCTCGGCTGGTGGTGGCATCCGGCCGGCAACGCCTGGCTGTGCCAGTCGCTGTGGGAGCACTACGAGTTCACCCTGGACGCCAAGTACCTGGAGCGGATCTACCCACTGCTCAAGGGCGCGGCCGAGTTCTGGGCCGCGCGGCTGATCACCATCACGCACACCTACCCGGACGGCAGCACCCGGCAGGTGCTGGTCGATGACAAGGACTGGTCGCCGGAGCACGGGCCGCAGGACGCGCTGGGCATCAGCTACGCCCAGGAGATCGTCTGGGAACTGTTCCGCGAACTCCAGCTCGCGGCGGCGAAACTGGGGCGGGACAAGGAGTTCGCCGCGCAGGTCAAGGATCTGCAGGAGCGGTTGTACCTGCCGGAGGTCAGTCCGAAGACCGGGATGCTGCAGGAGTGGATGCATCCGGACGACATCGGCGAGCGCACGCACCGGCATCTGTCGCCGCTGATCGGGTTCTTCCCTGGTGATCATATGAACCATGATGTGTCGCCGAAGGCCACCATCGAGGGCATCCGGAAGCTTCTGGAGGTCCGGGGGATGGAGAGCTTCGGGTGGGCGTGTGCCTGGCGATCTGCTTGCTGGGCACGGCTGCGGGATGCGGATCGGGCGTATCAGCTGTTGCTGACGGTGATGCGGCCGAGCATCGCGAACGAGAACGGGACCTCGGCGAACTTCTTCGACATGTACCGCAACGGGGATCGGGCCATCTTCCAGATCGACGCCAACTTCGGCGCACCCACCGCGATGCTGGAGATGCTGCTGTACTCCCGGCCGGGCGTGATCGAGTTCCTGCCGGCGCTGCCCGGGGCGTGGGCGAAGCAGGGGCGGGTCACCGGGATCGGGGCCAAGGGCGGGTTCGAGGTGGATCTGGCCTGGCGCAACGGGAAGGTGACGAGCGCGGTGGTGCGGAGTGTTGGGGGGACGAGCACGGAGTTGCGGGCTGGGGGGTGGCGGCGGCAGGTGTCTCTTCGGGTTGGGGAGACCTTGACGGTTCGACCGACCTAG